In one window of Mesorhizobium sp. B2-1-1 DNA:
- a CDS encoding GFA family protein: MLYKGSCHCGKVAFEFEAELTGAVRCNCSICARKGALLCAVPHRALRVLAWGDEIGTYTFGNHAIAHRFCRTCGIHPFAEDVREGSERSAYININCVADVDPSALSIFDFDGRSA; encoded by the coding sequence ATGCTTTACAAAGGCAGCTGTCATTGCGGCAAGGTCGCTTTCGAGTTCGAGGCGGAACTGACCGGAGCCGTGCGGTGCAATTGCTCGATCTGCGCGCGCAAAGGGGCCTTGCTGTGCGCCGTTCCGCATCGGGCGCTGCGGGTACTGGCCTGGGGCGACGAGATCGGCACCTACACATTCGGCAACCACGCCATCGCGCACCGCTTCTGTCGCACCTGCGGCATCCATCCTTTCGCCGAGGATGTGCGCGAGGGGAGTGAACGCAGCGCCTATATCAATATCAACTGTGTCGCCGATGTCGATCCGTCCGCCCTGTCGATCTTCGACTTCGATGGGCGTTCAGCCTGA